The Nitrospira sp. sequence GCGAATCCATCATGGAGGGAGCCGTTCAGCGCGTGCGGCCAAAGATAATGACGGTGGCGGCGATCATGGGCGGCTTACTCCCCATCATGTGGACCACCGGAGCTGGCGCCGACGTGATGAAACGGATTGCCGCACCAATGATCGGGGGCATGATGTCGTCCACGGTGCTAACGTTGCTGGTCATTCCGGTGTTGTATGCCATGTGGCGGGGTTGGTCTGGGACCTTCGGAGCTCCCTCGCCACTCACCAGTACCGACCCTTTCCAAGAGAAGAAAGCACCAGTGTTGCCGAGAGGTTAACACATGAAACGCGGTGAGCAGGATAAGGATACGTTGAATCAGCTGTCAACGTGATGAGGCCATATGCTGTAAATGCATCATAAGATGACGAGACATTATTGTATTGATCGTGCTCTCGCGGATGAATCGGAAAACTAATCCTGTTCGAGCACCTGAATAATCGGACATCCCTTCGCAGGTTGCTTCCTATCGCATTGCCGAACCAGCCCAGCTAATGCTTTCCGCATTGCCTCGAGGCCCATGAGCTTCTGGTCAATCAGTCGCATCTTGTGGGCGGCCAGGGCACGGGTCTCCGCACAGGCACCAGCTTCCTCCAGCCGTAGCAGTTCAGCGATTTCCTCCAACGTGAATCCAAGGGCCTGCGCCCGCTTAATAAAGCGGATATGTTTCACGATATCCGCCGGATACCGCCGATACCCCATATGCGGCTTGTCCGGCTCGGCCAGCAGTCTCCGTCTCTGGTAATAACGGACCGTCTCGACATTCACCCCGGCCAGCTTCGCCACTCGACCTATCGTCAATTCTGAAGCCATTAAGATTTCCCTTGATTCCGTACCGTAGTACGGAGTTTATACTGGTATCAATAGGTAAGTTTGGAAAATAGGTGATGTATGGAGAGGTTGTCCAGGTCGGAGCAAGAGAACCCGTGGTCTAAACCGCCAAATGGTCGCGGCGCGTTGGGTCTCGGCGGCGTCGCGGCGGTCCTCGCCTCGATCTGTTGTGTCGGCCCGCTCGTGTTGGTGGCGATTGGCGTCAGCGGCGCGTGGATCGGCAATCTGACGGTGCTCGAACCGTATCGTCCGATCTTTATTGGCGCAGCACTCGTGGCGCTCTTCTTTGCCTACCGGCGCATCTTCCGACCCGCCGAAGCCTGCAAGACGGAGGAGGGCTGTGCCGTGCCGCAGGTCAAGACGGCGCAGACGATCATGTTTGTAATCGTGGCCGCCCTGACGGGGCTCGCGCTGGCATTCCCCTATATTCTGCCGCTGTTGTACTAAAGGACCACCTCATGAAAACGCTGATCGCTCTACTGGCCCTCTTGGTCGCCTTGAGCGCGCCCGCCTGGGCCGCCACGCAAACGGTCACCCTGTCGGTGCCCGGCATGAAATGCGCGACCTGCCCGATCACGGTCAAGAAAGCGCTGAACAAGGTCGAAGGCGTCAAGAACATCGAGGTGAACTTGGAGAAGAAGGAAGCCCTGATCACCTTCGATGACGCCAAGACCACGGTCGAGGCACTGCTGGAGGCCACGAAGAACGCGGGTTATCCCTCCACCGTTCATCCGTAGGAGCCGCAATGGACGCGAAAGCCAACGAGACGCCGTCCTGGTTGGGCCGAACGCTCATGGCGGTCGGCATCAGCGGCGCCGCGTTTGCCGCACTCTGCTGCCTGGCGCCGTTTCTTGTGGCCGGTCTGGTCACCGCTCTTGGCCTTGGGTTCATGCTCAACGACACCCTATTGATCGGTCTTCTTGTGATGTTCATCGGAGTGGCCGCGCTAGGGTACTACTTCCGTGCCCGGCAGACGTGCGCATGACCTGCAGGACATGCCCGGACAACCAACCCAGGAGGGGACATGATGGCGCAGGAATTTGATCTGGTGATTCTCGGATCCGGCTCGACGGCGTTTGCGGCGGCGCTTCGCGCGGCAGCAACCGGACACACGGCAGCCATGACCGAAGTGCGCACGCTCGGGGGCACGTGCGCCAATCGTGGCTGCTTGCCCTCAAAGAACCTCATTGAAGCCGCGAAAATCCTCTACGATGCGAAGAATCCGCGCTACCCAGGGATTTCTCCTACCTCAATGAGCCTGGACTTCCGCGCGCTAATCGAGCAGAAGGATGCCGTGATTGAAGACTACCGGAGAAAGAAGTATCAGAGCATTATCTCCAACTCTCAAAGCATCCGCGTGTTTGAAGGAGCCGCCCGCTTCAGCGGCCCCCACGAAGTGACCGTGAACGGGCAGGTGCTCTCAGCGGCTCGATTCCTCGTCGCGACGGGAACGGCGCCCACTGTGCCAGAGGTTCCTGGGCTTCGTGACACGCCGTATCTCACCAGCGACCTGCTCACGAGCCACGAAGACCTCGAGCTCACAGCGCTTCCGGCCTCGCTCATCATCCTCGGTGGCGGCTACATCGCGCTGGAGCTCGGCCAGATGTTTGCGCGCTTCGGCACCAGCGTCACGATTCTGGCACGCGGAGCGCGAATTCTTTCGGCCTACGAGCCGGAGATTGCACAATCAGTGGCAGAGGTATTTCGTGAGGAGGGCATTGCCATCCATACCAAAGCCGCGGTGAGCCGGGTACAGGGCGATGAACGCCACGTCCTCGTCACGCTCCAGGTGGACGGGAGGAAGAAGGAACTGAAAGCGGCGAAGCTGCTTGTTGCCACGGGGCGCAAACCGAATACGGCACACCTGGGGCTTGACCTTCCAGGAGTCGATCTGGATGAACGTGGCTTCGTGAAGGTCAACGACGAGCTTCGCACGTCTGCCGCGCACGTGTATGCCGCCGGAGACGTGATTGGTTCCTACACCGGAAGCCAGATGGCAACTCCTGTGGGGGCGCAGGACGGCGGGATTGCCGCCGAGAATGCGCTCAACGGCAAAGGAGGCCATAAGGTAACCCACGCCGTGATTCCGCGCGCGATTTTTACCGACCCGCAGGTGGGCGTCGTCGGACTGTCGGACGCGGAAGCCAATGCGCGCGGGTACGCGTGCGATTGTCGGGTTATTCCTATGTCCCTCGTTCCCAGAGCTGGGGCGGTCCGGGAGACCAGAGGGGTCCTGAAGATGGTTGCGGACCGGAACACGAAGAAGGTGCTGGGGGTGTCCATGCACGGAATGAACGCGGCAGAGGTGATTCATGAGGCGGCCATGGGGCTTCATTTTGGTGCGAGTATCGACGACTTCGCCCATATGCTGCACGTCTATCCAACCATGTCCGAGGCGCTTAAAATAGCCGCCCTGTCTTACACAAAAGACGTGTCGAAAATGAGCTGCTGTGCGGACTAGAGTTGCACCTATTCCGCTCTCAATATTTTTCAGCCGATGGCTGGCGGTATGGTGAGATCGACCCTACTCACGCTGGTCGTCATTCCAGTCCTCTATTCTTTTTGGCGACGCGTTCAGCTCCGCTCCACGATTGAATCTTAGAGAATGTTGCAGAAGGAGACTATGAAGGAGAACATGTTCAGGAGGTTCTCTTGATAATGCTGGGAAATCCCAGAAGGGTGGCACATTGCGAAGCTACCCTTCCGTTTTCTCAGTTATCAGCTGAAGAGGTTGTGCATCCACTGCCACACCTTGGATGCGGCCTCATATGGACAAAATCCCAAGTATTCTACCCAAGGGCACATAGTCATCACCTCCCTTTCAACGCCATCCTACGGTCTGTACCATAGTATCGAGTCAAGAGGTGCGAATTTCTGTAGAGGCGCTTGACTCTATACTGTAGTGCAAGGACTAGATTCTTTTACGGTGATGATATGGCAGTTCAACTAACTATTAGTCAGTTTGCCAGAATTGTCGGAGTGAATGTCCAGACCGTCCGCTATTACGAGCGCTTAAATCTTCTTGACCCATCAACGAGAAGACCTTCAGGGTACAGGGTCTATGGTCAGGAACAAGTACAACGCCTGCGGTTTATCAAGAAGGCCCAAGCATTGGGCTTCACCTTGCGCGAGATTGCCGAATTAATTGCTCTACGGATTTGACCTAGCCCCCTTAAACCGGTCCACCCACTCTGTTAGGGTCGGGCCGAATGACCCGCCCCGCGAATGTAGGCCGAACCAGATCTGAGGAGTTGGCCTGCTGACCCGCCCCGCGAATATAGACCGCCCGAGACCTGAGGATTTGGCCTGCTGACCCGCCCCGCGAATATAGACCGCCCGAGACCTGAGGATTTGGCCTGCGCGTGATCGGTTTGAGCCGCTGATGCGGCGATGGGAACCTAGCATAGCTCACGTGAGTGTCTCCAGCAATTCGGGTGTGGCAGGTTCTCTCTGGGTCATCGCTGACCAATCTGCGGCGAAGGCAGCTGGTGTCTCGTCCTGCAGCGAGCTGTGGGGCCGTTGATGGTTGTAATCCTCCCGCCACCGCGTCAATTTTTCATGTACATCCTCAAGCGTGAAGAAGACTTCCACGTTCAAACACTCATCGCGGAGCCGCCCATTGAAGCTCTCGATGAAGCCATTCTCGACCGGCTTGCCGGGCCGAATAAAGTCCAACTGAATCCCGTGGCGATAGGCCCACGCGTCCATGACGCGACTGGCGAATTCACTCCCATTGTCCACCGTGATTGAGCGAGGCGCCCCGCGCTGGGTGACGATGGGTTCCAACGCCTGCGCTACCTTCTCTCCTGTGAGGGACTGATCGGCCAGCAGGCACAGGCATTCACGGGTGAACTGGTCCACCACCGTCAGGATGCGGAACCACCGCCCATCCGCGACCCGCTCACTCATGAAGTCCATGCTCCATCGTTGGTTCGGTCCCCTCGCCAGAGCCGGTGGCACCCGGCTTCTCCGGGCCGCTCGCACACGGATTTTGGTCCGCACCCGTAATCCTTCTTCGGTGTAGAGCCGATAGATCCGCTTCGCGTTCACCCGCCATCCGTCCCGTCGCAATAACACTGTGAGTCGTCGATAGCCGAAGCGCACCCGGCTCGCTGCCAACTCGCGCAAGCGTATCCGCAACGCCTCTTGCGGATCCCGCCGACTCCGATACTGTAGCGAGGCCCGGGCGATCGGCAACAGCCTCGAGACCCGGCGCTCGCTGACCTGATAGGTCACCTGCGCCCAGCGGGCGAGGGCCCGCCGGTCCCGAGGCCTTAGAGCTTTTTTCGCACGATCTCCTGCAGCATATGCCGATCCAGCGAGAGATCGGCGACCAGGCGTTTCAGCTTCGTGTTTTCCTCCCGCAGTTGCCGGAGCTCTCGCAATTCGCTCAGACCGAGCCCCGCATATTTCCGTTTCCATGTGTAGAACGTCTGCTCGGTGATGCCCACCTGCCGACAGACCTCCACCACGGTCGTCCCACCTTCCGCTTGCCGCAAGGCGGCCAGGATCTGTTCCTCCGTATGTCCTCCTCGTCGTGCCATCGTCGGGTCCTCCTTGTGAATCCAGAAGACCACGCCGCACGCCACGTCCTCAAGCTGCCACTGGCCTACTTTTCGGGTTTTGGGTCAATTGCCTCAACGGCCTGCTGTGATGATGTGCAAAAACGAGCACAGGCGAAACTCGTGCAGGTGGAAATTAAGGTTCAAGACTTACGGTTACTGGCTCGCGCGCTGAAAAAATTAATCCAAACTTGTGAAGCTGGTCAGTCCACTGACCGTTGTCCGATCTGATGAGCCTAGAAAAAGAAGCATAAGCCGGGGTAAAGTAAGAGAGACCGCCACCTGAAAAACAGCCGAAAGAAAAGTGGTGACCCAGCGAGAACCAGCTTGACTTCGATGATCGCTTGGTCATAGAAGAGTTCCATGTTCAAGACTCTGCTCATAATAGCTCTCAGTCTACTGCTATTGTGCATACTCCCACTTATGGGGAGCATGCCTCACTATTCTGGTCACCTTCATCACCATGACAACACTGCGTCTTGTGCCTCCTGTATGGCTTCAGTCGACTTGTCAACGATCTTCCTACTGCTAACCCTTCTAGGTCTTGCCACTTCGTTTGCCCCTGTGCTTCCAAATCTAATTGCTCTCCGCTCACCGTTTCATCCTCCGCGGTTCCCAATCCTAGCCATTCCATAACAGCCATTAATCAATGGCCATCTTGAGCAACGTGTAGCTGTCATTTCGTACACTCACCAAGCGTGATGTGTATCGGCGTCATTACACGTTTAGTTTCGGCTGTAGGACTAGGTCATGTCCTCTATATCTTTCATCGCCGGCATCAAGGAGGCCTCAAAGCCACTTGCGACTAGTGCGACATTTTTTCGGTTATTGATCGCCGGGTGTGAGACTCGAGACGTGGAAGGAGAGCTCTTCATTGCCTCAGAGGGCGTGCGCTTGAGTATGGACGTATGGAAAATGTCTAGGAAGAAAAATCGGTAAAAATCCAAAACGGAATCCATCGAACATGGCGAAGGAAACTTTCTAATCGTGCGACTGAGAAGGACAACAGAGATCCACTCTCCAGAGTCAGCATCCTATGCCGAAATAACAGAAGGAGGATATCTAATGAGGATTGGACCCGCAACTATCATGACCCTGTTTATAGCCACGGCAGCGACCGGTGGATGTCAGCTATGGCAAGGTCCGCTGTTATCTGCTCCGTACGGGACCAGTGACCTCGCAGCGCGCCACAACAAAGCAGGAATTCAAGCGTACAAGCAAGAGCAGTGGAACCGAGCGAAGGAACAATTTGAGGTTGCAGTCACGATTGCTCCGTCGCTCGCGGAAGGGCATTACAACCTGGGCATGGTTTTATATCGGCAAGGCAAAGATGCGGAGGCCGAGACGCATTTTCTGAAAGCGGCCGCGTTGGCCCCTGAGAATGAGATGATCCAAAGCGCACCTCCGTTCACGAAAGCGGAGGCGCCATCCAGGTCCGGTGGATATCAGGGTATGTCCGATGGACACAGCCATAGTCATTAATGGGGTAGGGGGGATTTCTTAATTTGGTGGAGTGAGGTCAGTTCGCGGAGTCAGTTCGTTTTTTGAACGAGGTGACGAATGAGAAAGTAGAAGCGACTAAAGGTGTCATCGGATAACGCGCATATTGCAAGCGACCGGGCTCGATATGCCAAGAGGCCGCGTGAAAGAGGGAACGGATCATGATGCGATCAAAAAGGAATGTATCAACTCACGAAGTGGACTTTATTTCGAGGCGCCTGTTCCTACAGTGGGCCGGGGTGCTCTGGCTGGGGGCCACAGCACCCCAACTCTTTCTTGCCTGTGCCTGGATGGATAACGCCACTATCCAGGGCCGTGC is a genomic window containing:
- a CDS encoding IS3 family transposase (programmed frameshift), giving the protein MARRGGHTEEQILAALRQAEGGTTVVEVCRQVGITEQTFYTWKRKYAGLGLSELRELRQLREENTKLKRLVADLSLDRHMLQEIVRKKPLRPRDRRALARWAQVTYQVSERRVSRLLPIARASLQYRSRRDPQEALRIRLRELAASRVRFGYRRLTVLLRRDGWRVNAKRIYRLYTEEGLRVRTKIRVRAARRSRVPPALARGPNQRWSMDFMSERVADGRWFRILTVVDQFTRECLCLLADQSLTGEKVAQALEPIVTQRGAPRSITVDNGSEFASRVMDAWAYRHGIQLDFIRPGKPVENGFIESFNGRLRDECLNVEVFFTLEDVHEKLTRWREDYNHQRPHSSLQDETPAAFAADWSAMTQREPATPELLETLT
- the merT gene encoding mercuric ion transporter MerT, whose amino-acid sequence is MERLSRSEQENPWSKPPNGRGALGLGGVAAVLASICCVGPLVLVAIGVSGAWIGNLTVLEPYRPIFIGAALVALFFAYRRIFRPAEACKTEEGCAVPQVKTAQTIMFVIVAALTGLALAFPYILPLLY
- a CDS encoding MerR family transcriptional regulator, which gives rise to MASELTIGRVAKLAGVNVETVRYYQRRRLLAEPDKPHMGYRRYPADIVKHIRFIKRAQALGFTLEEIAELLRLEEAGACAETRALAAHKMRLIDQKLMGLEAMRKALAGLVRQCDRKQPAKGCPIIQVLEQD
- a CDS encoding tetratricopeptide repeat protein, with protein sequence MRIGPATIMTLFIATAATGGCQLWQGPLLSAPYGTSDLAARHNKAGIQAYKQEQWNRAKEQFEVAVTIAPSLAEGHYNLGMVLYRQGKDAEAETHFLKAAALAPENEMIQSAPPFTKAEAPSRSGGYQGMSDGHSHSH
- the merA gene encoding mercury(II) reductase, translating into MMAQEFDLVILGSGSTAFAAALRAAATGHTAAMTEVRTLGGTCANRGCLPSKNLIEAAKILYDAKNPRYPGISPTSMSLDFRALIEQKDAVIEDYRRKKYQSIISNSQSIRVFEGAARFSGPHEVTVNGQVLSAARFLVATGTAPTVPEVPGLRDTPYLTSDLLTSHEDLELTALPASLIILGGGYIALELGQMFARFGTSVTILARGARILSAYEPEIAQSVAEVFREEGIAIHTKAAVSRVQGDERHVLVTLQVDGRKKELKAAKLLVATGRKPNTAHLGLDLPGVDLDERGFVKVNDELRTSAAHVYAAGDVIGSYTGSQMATPVGAQDGGIAAENALNGKGGHKVTHAVIPRAIFTDPQVGVVGLSDAEANARGYACDCRVIPMSLVPRAGAVRETRGVLKMVADRNTKKVLGVSMHGMNAAEVIHEAAMGLHFGASIDDFAHMLHVYPTMSEALKIAALSYTKDVSKMSCCAD
- a CDS encoding MerR family transcriptional regulator; this encodes MAVQLTISQFARIVGVNVQTVRYYERLNLLDPSTRRPSGYRVYGQEQVQRLRFIKKAQALGFTLREIAELIALRI
- the merP gene encoding mercury resistance system periplasmic binding protein MerP, whose product is MKTLIALLALLVALSAPAWAATQTVTLSVPGMKCATCPITVKKALNKVEGVKNIEVNLEKKEALITFDDAKTTVEALLEATKNAGYPSTVHP